Proteins from one Bos indicus x Bos taurus breed Angus x Brahman F1 hybrid chromosome 19, Bos_hybrid_MaternalHap_v2.0, whole genome shotgun sequence genomic window:
- the LOC113877464 gene encoding galectin-9 isoform X1 has protein sequence MAFGGAQASYINPVVPFTGMIQGGLQDGHKITIIGAVLPSGGNRFAVNLQTGYNDSDIAFHFNPRFEEGGYVVCNTKQRGSWGTEERKMHMPFQRGCSFELCFQVQSSEFRVMVNGNLFTQYAHRVPFHRIDAISITGVVQLSSISFQNIRAAPKQPACSKVQFSQAVCLPPRPRGRKSNPPGIWPANSAPIAQTFVHTIHSAPGQMFPNPVIPPAVYPNPVYQLPFFTSILGGLYPSKSILVSGTILPSAQRFYINLRSGSDIAFHLNPRFNENAVVRNTQINGSWGSEERSLPRGMPFFRGQSFSVWIMCEGHCFKVAVDSQHLFEYHHRLKNLPAINNLEVGGDIQLTHVQT, from the exons ATGGCCTTCGGTGGTGCCCAGGCTTCCTACATAAACCCA GTTGTCCCCTTCACTGGGATGATCCAAGGGGGTCTCCAGGATGGACACAAGATCACCATCATTGGGGCCGTTCTTCCCTCAGGCGGGAACAG GTTTGCTGTGAACCTTCAGACCGGCTATAACGACAGTGACATTGCCTTCCACTTCAATCCTCGGTTTGAAGAGGGTGGGTATGTGGTCTGCAACACGAAGCAGAGAGGAAGCTGGGGGACGGAGGAGAGGAAGATGCATATGCCCTTCCAGAGGGGGTGTTCATTTGAGCTCTGCTTCCAGGTACAGAGCTCAGAGTTCAGG GTGATGGTGAACGGGAACCTCTTCACGCAGTATGCCCACCGCGTGCCCTTCCACCGCATCGACGCCATCAGCATCACGGGTGTCGTGCAGCTGTCCTCCATCAGCTTCCAG AACATCCGCGCAGCTCCCAAGCAGCCCGCCTGCTCCAAGGTGCAGTTCTCCCAGGCTGTCTGTCTCCCACCCAGGCCCAGGGGGCGCAAATCAAAT CCTCCAGGGATCTGGCCAGCCAACTCGGCTCCCATT GCTCAGACCTTCGTCCACACCATACACAGCGCCCCTGGACAGATGTTCCCT AATCCCGTGATCCCACCCGCGGTGTATCCCAACCCGGTTTAC cAGCTACCTTTCTTCACCTCCATCCTGGGTGGGCTGTACCCCTCCAAGAGCATCCTGGTGTCGGGCACCATCCTGCCCAGCGCTCAGAG GTTCTACATCAACCTGCGTTCAGGGAGTGACATCGCCTTCCACCTGAACCCCCGCTTCAACGAGAATGCGGTGGTCCGCAACACGCAGATCAACGGCTCCTGGGGGTCTGAGGAGCGAAGCCTGCCACGAGGGATGCCCTTCTTCCGAGGCCAGAGCTTCTCG GTGTGGATCATGTGTGAAGGGCACTGCTTCAAGGTGGCCGTGGACAGTCAGCACCTGTTTGAATACCACCACCGCCTGAAGAACCTGCCCGCCATCAACAACCTGGAGGTGGGGGGCGACATCCAGCTGACCCACGTGCAGACATAG
- the LOC113877464 gene encoding galectin-9 isoform X2, translating to MAFGGAQASYINPVVPFTGMIQGGLQDGHKITIIGAVLPSGGNRFAVNLQTGYNDSDIAFHFNPRFEEGGYVVCNTKQRGSWGTEERKMHMPFQRGCSFELCFQVQSSEFRVMVNGNLFTQYAHRVPFHRIDAISITGVVQLSSISFQPPGIWPANSAPIAQTFVHTIHSAPGQMFPNPVIPPAVYPNPVYQLPFFTSILGGLYPSKSILVSGTILPSAQRFYINLRSGSDIAFHLNPRFNENAVVRNTQINGSWGSEERSLPRGMPFFRGQSFSVWIMCEGHCFKVAVDSQHLFEYHHRLKNLPAINNLEVGGDIQLTHVQT from the exons ATGGCCTTCGGTGGTGCCCAGGCTTCCTACATAAACCCA GTTGTCCCCTTCACTGGGATGATCCAAGGGGGTCTCCAGGATGGACACAAGATCACCATCATTGGGGCCGTTCTTCCCTCAGGCGGGAACAG GTTTGCTGTGAACCTTCAGACCGGCTATAACGACAGTGACATTGCCTTCCACTTCAATCCTCGGTTTGAAGAGGGTGGGTATGTGGTCTGCAACACGAAGCAGAGAGGAAGCTGGGGGACGGAGGAGAGGAAGATGCATATGCCCTTCCAGAGGGGGTGTTCATTTGAGCTCTGCTTCCAGGTACAGAGCTCAGAGTTCAGG GTGATGGTGAACGGGAACCTCTTCACGCAGTATGCCCACCGCGTGCCCTTCCACCGCATCGACGCCATCAGCATCACGGGTGTCGTGCAGCTGTCCTCCATCAGCTTCCAG CCTCCAGGGATCTGGCCAGCCAACTCGGCTCCCATT GCTCAGACCTTCGTCCACACCATACACAGCGCCCCTGGACAGATGTTCCCT AATCCCGTGATCCCACCCGCGGTGTATCCCAACCCGGTTTAC cAGCTACCTTTCTTCACCTCCATCCTGGGTGGGCTGTACCCCTCCAAGAGCATCCTGGTGTCGGGCACCATCCTGCCCAGCGCTCAGAG GTTCTACATCAACCTGCGTTCAGGGAGTGACATCGCCTTCCACCTGAACCCCCGCTTCAACGAGAATGCGGTGGTCCGCAACACGCAGATCAACGGCTCCTGGGGGTCTGAGGAGCGAAGCCTGCCACGAGGGATGCCCTTCTTCCGAGGCCAGAGCTTCTCG GTGTGGATCATGTGTGAAGGGCACTGCTTCAAGGTGGCCGTGGACAGTCAGCACCTGTTTGAATACCACCACCGCCTGAAGAACCTGCCCGCCATCAACAACCTGGAGGTGGGGGGCGACATCCAGCTGACCCACGTGCAGACATAG
- the LOC113877464 gene encoding galectin-9 isoform X3 → MAFGGAQASYINPVVPFTGMIQGGLQDGHKITIIGAVLPSGGNRFAVNLQTGYNDSDIAFHFNPRFEEGGYVVCNTKQRGSWGTEERKMHMPFQRGCSFELCFQVQSSEFRVMVNGNLFTQYAHRVPFHRIDAISITGVVQLSSISFQPPGIWPANSAPIAQTFVHTIHSAPGQMFPNPVIPPAVYPNPVYQLPFFTSILGGLYPSKSILVSGTILPSAQRCGSCVKGTASRWPWTVSTCLNTTTA, encoded by the exons ATGGCCTTCGGTGGTGCCCAGGCTTCCTACATAAACCCA GTTGTCCCCTTCACTGGGATGATCCAAGGGGGTCTCCAGGATGGACACAAGATCACCATCATTGGGGCCGTTCTTCCCTCAGGCGGGAACAG GTTTGCTGTGAACCTTCAGACCGGCTATAACGACAGTGACATTGCCTTCCACTTCAATCCTCGGTTTGAAGAGGGTGGGTATGTGGTCTGCAACACGAAGCAGAGAGGAAGCTGGGGGACGGAGGAGAGGAAGATGCATATGCCCTTCCAGAGGGGGTGTTCATTTGAGCTCTGCTTCCAGGTACAGAGCTCAGAGTTCAGG GTGATGGTGAACGGGAACCTCTTCACGCAGTATGCCCACCGCGTGCCCTTCCACCGCATCGACGCCATCAGCATCACGGGTGTCGTGCAGCTGTCCTCCATCAGCTTCCAG CCTCCAGGGATCTGGCCAGCCAACTCGGCTCCCATT GCTCAGACCTTCGTCCACACCATACACAGCGCCCCTGGACAGATGTTCCCT AATCCCGTGATCCCACCCGCGGTGTATCCCAACCCGGTTTAC cAGCTACCTTTCTTCACCTCCATCCTGGGTGGGCTGTACCCCTCCAAGAGCATCCTGGTGTCGGGCACCATCCTGCCCAGCGCTCAGAG GTGTGGATCATGTGTGAAGGGCACTGCTTCAAGGTGGCCGTGGACAGTCAGCACCTGTTTGAATACCACCACCGCCTGA